The Cottoperca gobio chromosome 6, fCotGob3.1, whole genome shotgun sequence genome has a segment encoding these proteins:
- the fezf1 gene encoding fez family zinc finger protein 1, whose protein sequence is MDGPLRRPAGILGSPPASGSQPAGSDMLISGGGSKPLAFSIDRIMARTPEPKSIPLPSWFQSAPVGKPDVCPSSLHCMIPLVPLGYEPGHRLSITGLDPGHFDASSLAAPADFLGFGLNYKNHQEDSAVSQSAGQYKLFRPRVVNQSSFPAMGTVCYLNCSGDSGACAPPAGLVNLHPMASYLLTARHKAFMAEKSKSGQQQAGERYPVSGVQAFKELSQSQIQHYMKERDQILTDKIFKGSAAAAAAAAARLSGSCPGSKPKVFTCEVCGKVFNAHYNLTRHMPVHTGARPFVCKVCGKGFRQASTLCRHKIIHTQEKPHKCNQCGKAFNRSSTLNTHTRIHAGYKPFVCEFCGKGFHQKGNYKNHKLTHSGEKQFKCSICNKAFHQVYNLTFHMHTHNDKKPFTCPTCGKGFCRNFDLKKHIRKLHDMAGTQSSPQA, encoded by the exons ATGGACGGTCCTCTCCGCCGCCCAGCGGGGATCCTCGGCTCCCCCCCGGCTTCTGGGAGCCAGCCCGCGGGCTCCGACATGCTCATCTCCGGCGGCGGCAGCAAGCCTCTCGCTTTTTCCATCGACCGGATTATGGCCAGGACGCCCGAGCCCAAGTCGATACCGTTGCCCAGCTGGTTCCAGTCCGCTCCCGTGGGGAAACCCGACGTCTGCCCGTCCTCGCTGCATTGCATGATTCCACTGGTGCCGCTCGGGTACGAGCCGGGCCACCGGCTCAGCATCACCGGGCTGGATCCGGGACACTTCGACGCGTCTTCTCTCGCCGCTCCGGCTGACTTTTTGGGCTTTGGGTTGAACTATAAGAACCACCAAGAGGACTCCGCTGTGAGCCAAAGCGCCGGCCAGTACAAACTCTTCAGACCCCGGGTGGTGAACCAGTCCTCCTTCCCCGCCATGGGCACCGTGTGCTACCTGAACTGCAGCGGGGACAGCGGCGCGTGTGCCCCGCCGGCCGGCCTGGTCAACCTGCACCCGATGGCCTCGTACCTGCTCACAGCCCGGCACAAAGCCTTCATGGCGGAGAAAAGCAAGTCGGGCCAGCAGCAGGCCGGGGAGCGGTACCCGGTGTCCGGCGTCCAGGCCTTCAAGGAGCTGTCTCAGAGCCAGATCCAGCACTACATGAAGGAGCGGGACCAGATCCTCACAGATAAAATCTTCAAGGGCTctgcggcggcggcggcggcggcagcagccCGACTCAGCGGCTCCTGTCCCGGCAGCAAGCCCAAAGTGTTCACCTGCGAGGTCTGCGGCAAG gtgttTAACGCACACTACAACCTGACCCGCCACATGCCCGTGCACACCGGCGCGCGGCCGTTTGTGTGTAAAGTTTGCGGGAAAGGATTCCGACAGGCGAGCACGCTCTGCAGACACAAAATCATCCACACTCAG GAAAAACCGCACAAGTGTAACCAGTGCGGGAAAGCTTTCAACCGCAGCTCCACGCTCAACACGCACACGCGCATCCACGCGGGATACAAACCGTTCGTGTGCGAGTTCTGCGGGAAAGGATTTCATCAGAAAG GAAACTACAAGAACCACAAGCTGACCCACAGCGGGGAGAAGCAGTTCAAGTGTTCGATCTGCAACAAGGCGTTCCACCAGGTGTACAACCTCACCTtccacatgcacacgcacaacGACAAGAAGCCCTTCACCTGCCCCACCTGCGGAAAGGGCTTCTGCAGGAACTTTGACCTGAAGAAGCACATCAGGAAGCTGCACGACATGGCCGGCACGCAGTCTTCCCCGCAGGCCTGA